The Serratia rhizosphaerae genome has a segment encoding these proteins:
- a CDS encoding TonB-dependent siderophore receptor: MSGIFPVKRSRLLCAIALFLPLSSWAEDTLLVTAKPADTADSATHGYTAGTSQGATKTDRPLILTGQAVSVVTRQQMTDQNALTVNDALKYTPGVFTNFAGGATRYDTIALRGFHGGDVNNTFLDGLRLLSDSGSYNALQVDPWFLERVDVIKGPSSVMYGQSIPGGLVALTSKRPQFATEGHLNLTGGNHHTQGGAFDVTGALSDQWAYRLTGMTRSSDTMYDHQREERYAIAPSLLWQPSEDTSLLLKAYLQKDPSGGYHSAVPADGSLYASQGDKLGRGFFDGDSRHNVFKRWEQIYSYAFSHRFNDVWTFRQNASYTHSNVELEQVYQAGWNEEHTLLNRYYSGSSTSLDAYAVDNQLEAEFATGPLDHKVLLGLDYQRFRNNLWDESGGASPLNPYTGVAGEPLLTDVVRTDSRRHYQQTGVYLQDEIALNNWYLNLAGRYDRLESKNTNLTADSTDSRNDHHFSGRASLLYHFDSGFSPYASYSSAITPEALADNDGHMLKPSTSKQYEVGLKYQPPGSTSLYSVSLYDLTQKDVANRVVQQSYYEPAGKVHSQGIELEARSQVTERLNVIAGYTYNKVKFKDAIDGNNGNTPYLAPNQMATLWGQYDAGYGLNLGAGVRYIGKQWADNENTQRIPSVTLLDASVRMNLAQVAPSLKGAYVQLNVNNLADRKYVAACYGTSYCYWGQERSVVATVGYDF; encoded by the coding sequence TTACCGCTGTCCTCCTGGGCGGAGGATACGCTGCTGGTGACCGCCAAGCCGGCGGACACGGCGGATTCGGCAACCCATGGCTATACCGCCGGCACCAGCCAGGGGGCGACAAAAACCGACCGACCGCTGATTTTAACCGGGCAGGCGGTATCGGTGGTGACGCGTCAGCAGATGACCGACCAAAATGCCTTAACGGTCAACGATGCGTTGAAGTATACGCCGGGTGTGTTCACCAATTTTGCCGGCGGAGCGACGCGTTATGACACCATTGCGCTGCGGGGCTTTCACGGCGGCGATGTGAATAACACGTTTCTGGACGGGCTGAGGCTGCTGAGCGACAGCGGCAGTTACAACGCATTGCAGGTCGATCCCTGGTTCCTGGAGCGGGTTGACGTGATTAAAGGGCCGTCTTCGGTAATGTACGGCCAAAGCATTCCCGGCGGTCTGGTCGCCTTGACCAGTAAGCGGCCGCAGTTCGCCACCGAAGGGCACCTCAACCTGACGGGCGGCAATCACCATACCCAGGGCGGCGCGTTTGACGTGACCGGCGCGCTGTCGGATCAATGGGCATACCGCCTGACGGGCATGACGCGCAGCAGCGATACCATGTATGACCACCAGCGCGAAGAGCGCTACGCGATTGCGCCGTCGCTGTTATGGCAACCGAGTGAAGATACCTCGCTGTTGCTGAAGGCCTACCTGCAAAAAGATCCGTCCGGCGGCTATCACAGCGCGGTGCCGGCGGACGGCAGCCTGTATGCCAGTCAGGGCGACAAGCTGGGGCGCGGGTTCTTTGACGGCGACAGCCGCCATAACGTATTCAAGCGTTGGGAGCAGATCTACAGCTATGCCTTCTCGCACCGGTTTAATGACGTCTGGACGTTCCGCCAAAACGCCAGCTACACCCATTCGAACGTCGAGCTGGAGCAGGTGTATCAGGCGGGCTGGAATGAGGAGCATACCTTGCTGAATCGCTATTACAGCGGATCCAGCACCTCGCTGGACGCCTACGCCGTGGATAACCAGCTGGAAGCCGAGTTTGCCACCGGGCCGTTGGACCATAAAGTGTTGCTGGGGCTGGACTACCAGCGCTTCCGCAATAATCTGTGGGATGAAAGCGGCGGCGCGTCACCGTTGAATCCCTATACCGGCGTAGCGGGGGAGCCGTTGCTGACCGACGTGGTGCGCACCGACTCGCGCCGTCACTATCAGCAGACCGGCGTCTACCTGCAGGATGAGATCGCTCTGAACAACTGGTATCTCAACCTGGCCGGCCGTTACGATCGTCTGGAGAGTAAGAATACCAACCTGACCGCCGACAGCACCGATTCGCGTAACGATCACCACTTCAGCGGCCGCGCCTCGCTGCTGTATCACTTCGACAGCGGCTTCTCGCCGTACGCCAGCTACAGCTCGGCGATCACCCCGGAGGCGCTGGCGGATAATGACGGCCATATGCTGAAACCCAGCACCAGCAAGCAGTATGAGGTCGGCCTGAAGTATCAGCCACCGGGCAGCACATCGTTGTACAGTGTGTCGCTGTATGACCTCACGCAAAAGGACGTGGCGAACCGGGTGGTGCAGCAAAGTTATTATGAACCTGCCGGTAAGGTGCATTCGCAGGGGATTGAGCTGGAAGCGCGTTCCCAGGTGACCGAACGCCTTAATGTGATTGCGGGTTACACCTATAACAAGGTGAAATTTAAAGACGCCATCGACGGCAATAACGGTAATACGCCGTATTTGGCACCGAACCAAATGGCAACGCTGTGGGGACAATATGATGCGGGTTACGGGCTGAATCTCGGCGCGGGCGTGCGTTATATCGGCAAGCAGTGGGCGGATAATGAAAATACCCAACGTATTCCGTCCGTGACCTTGCTGGACGCGTCAGTACGTATGAACCTGGCGCAGGTGGCGCCGAGCCTGAAAGGGGCGTACGTACAGCTGAACGTCAATAATCTGGCGGACAGAAAATATGTCGCGGCCTGTTACGGCACCAGCTATTGCTATTGGGGGCAGGAACGCAGCGTGGTCGCGACGGTCGGTTACGACTTCTGA
- a CDS encoding GhoT/OrtT family toxin: protein MSSLWVATQYFYLFGFLFSVVFTYLVSRDTIKIRCLSALTIGLTWPLSLPVVLMFSLF, encoded by the coding sequence ATGTCGTCGCTGTGGGTTGCAACACAATATTTTTATTTGTTTGGCTTTTTATTCTCTGTGGTTTTTACTTATCTGGTCAGCCGGGATACGATTAAAATTCGCTGTCTCAGCGCCCTCACCATCGGCCTCACCTGGCCGCTCAGTTTACCGGTCGTGCTCATGTTTTCCCTGTTCTGA
- a CDS encoding YqaE/Pmp3 family membrane protein has protein sequence MGFWRIVFTILIPPLGVLLGKGLGGAFILNIILTLLGYFPGLIHAFWVQTKDS, from the coding sequence ATGGGCTTTTGGCGTATCGTATTTACCATCCTTATACCGCCACTGGGCGTGCTGCTGGGCAAAGGATTAGGCGGCGCATTTATTTTGAATATTATTCTGACGTTGCTGGGATATTTCCCGGGCCTGATTCATGCGTTTTGGGTGCAGACCAAAGATTCCTGA
- a CDS encoding YeaH/YhbH family protein: MAYFIDRRLNGKNKSMVNRQRFLRRYKSQIKQSIAEAINKRSVTDIDSGESVSIPNADINEPMFHQGRGGTRHRVHPGNDHFVQNDRVERPQGGGGGGSGQGNASQDGEGQDDFVFQISKDEYLDLLFEDLALPNLKKNEYKQLTEFKTHRAGFTANGVPANISIVRSLQNSLARRTAMTAGKRRELRQLEEQLTTMENTEPAQLLEEERLRKDIAELRQKIERVPFIDTFDLRYKNYERRPEPSSQAVMFCLMDVSGSMDQATKDMAKRFYILLYLFLSRTYKNVEVVYIRHHTQAKEVDEQEFFYSQETGGTIVSSALKLMSEVVEERYNPAQWNIYAAQASDGDNWADDSPLCHELLAKKLLPIVRYYSYIEITRRAHQTLWREYENLQARFDNFAMQHIREPDDIYPVFRELFHTQTA; this comes from the coding sequence ATGGCTTATTTCATTGATCGACGGCTGAACGGCAAAAACAAAAGCATGGTGAATCGCCAGCGCTTTCTGCGCCGCTACAAGTCGCAAATTAAACAGTCGATCGCCGAAGCCATCAACAAGCGTTCGGTCACCGACATAGACAGTGGCGAATCCGTATCGATTCCCAACGCCGATATCAACGAACCGATGTTTCATCAGGGGCGCGGCGGCACGCGCCATCGCGTCCATCCCGGTAACGATCATTTCGTACAGAACGATCGCGTCGAACGGCCACAGGGCGGTGGTGGCGGCGGCAGCGGTCAGGGCAACGCCAGCCAGGACGGTGAGGGTCAGGATGATTTCGTCTTCCAGATCTCCAAAGACGAATATCTCGACCTGCTGTTTGAAGATTTGGCGCTGCCGAACCTGAAGAAAAATGAGTACAAACAGCTCACCGAATTCAAAACCCATCGCGCCGGTTTTACCGCCAACGGCGTGCCCGCCAACATCAGCATCGTACGCTCCCTGCAAAACTCACTGGCGCGGCGTACGGCGATGACTGCCGGCAAACGCCGCGAGCTGCGCCAGTTGGAAGAGCAGTTGACTACCATGGAGAACACCGAGCCGGCACAGCTGTTGGAAGAGGAGCGGCTGCGTAAAGACATTGCCGAACTGCGGCAGAAAATCGAACGCGTCCCCTTTATCGATACCTTCGATTTACGCTACAAGAATTACGAACGCCGTCCGGAGCCCTCCAGCCAGGCGGTGATGTTCTGCCTGATGGACGTTTCTGGTTCAATGGATCAGGCGACGAAAGATATGGCCAAACGTTTTTATATCCTGCTCTATCTGTTCCTGAGCCGTACCTACAAAAACGTCGAGGTGGTGTATATCCGCCACCATACGCAGGCCAAAGAAGTCGACGAGCAAGAGTTTTTCTACTCGCAGGAAACCGGCGGCACCATCGTTTCCAGCGCGCTGAAGCTGATGAGCGAGGTGGTGGAGGAGCGTTACAACCCGGCGCAGTGGAACATCTACGCGGCGCAGGCGTCGGACGGCGACAACTGGGCCGATGACTCCCCGCTGTGCCATGAGTTGCTGGCGAAAAAACTGCTGCCGATCGTGCGCTACTACAGCTATATCGAAATTACCCGCCGGGCGCATCAAACCCTGTGGCGTGAATATGAAAACCTACAGGCCAGGTTCGACAACTTTGCCATGCAGCACATTCGTGAACCGGACGACATCTATCCGGTATTCCGCGAGCTGTTCCACACCCAAACCGCCTGA
- the yeaG gene encoding protein kinase YeaG, translating into MNIFDHYRQRYEAAKDEEFTLQEFLTICREDRSAYANAAERLLMAIGEPVMVDTALESRMSRLFSNRVIARYPAFEEFYGMEEAIEQIVSYLKHAAQGLEEKKQILYLLGPVGGGKSSLAERLKALMQLVPIYTLSANGERSPVNDHPLCLFNPQEDAGILEKEYNIPRRYLGTIMSPWAAKRLHEFGGDITKFKVVKVRPSILEQIAIAKTEPGDENNQDISALVGKVDIRKLENHAQNDPDAYGYSGALCRANQGLMEFVEMFKAPIKVLHPLLTATQEGNYNGTEGISALPFNGIILAHSNESEWVTFRNNKNNEAFLDRVYIVKVPYCLRVSEEIKIYDKLLDHSELTHAPCAPGTLETLARFTVLSRLKEPENSSLYSKMRVYDGESLKDTDPKAKSYQEYRDYAGVDEGMNGLSTRFAFKILSRVFNFDHTEVAANPVHLFYVLEQQIEREQFPQDLAEKYLEHLKGYLIPKYAEFIGKEIQTAYLESYSEYGQNIFDRYVTYADFWIQDQEYRDPDTGQLFDRESLNAELEKIEKPAGISNPKDFRNEIVNFVLRARANNNGRNPNWTSYEKLRTVIEKKMFSNTEELLPVISFNAKTSTDEQKKHDDFVDRMMEKGYTRKQVRLLCEWYLRVRKSS; encoded by the coding sequence ATGAACATATTTGACCACTATCGCCAGCGCTATGAAGCTGCCAAGGACGAAGAGTTCACACTGCAGGAATTTCTTACCATTTGCCGGGAAGATCGCAGTGCCTACGCCAATGCCGCGGAACGTCTGCTGATGGCTATCGGTGAACCGGTCATGGTCGACACCGCGCTTGAGTCTCGCATGTCGCGCCTGTTCTCCAACCGCGTGATCGCACGCTATCCGGCCTTTGAAGAGTTCTACGGCATGGAGGAGGCGATCGAGCAGATCGTCTCTTACCTGAAACACGCCGCACAGGGCCTGGAAGAGAAAAAGCAGATTCTGTATCTGCTGGGGCCGGTCGGCGGCGGTAAATCCTCGCTGGCCGAACGGCTGAAAGCGTTGATGCAGCTGGTGCCTATCTATACGTTAAGCGCCAACGGCGAACGCAGCCCGGTAAATGACCATCCTTTATGCCTGTTCAATCCGCAGGAAGACGCCGGCATCCTGGAAAAAGAGTACAACATCCCACGCCGCTATCTCGGCACCATTATGTCGCCATGGGCGGCGAAGCGGCTCCATGAATTTGGCGGTGACATCACCAAGTTCAAAGTGGTGAAAGTACGTCCGTCGATTCTCGAACAGATTGCCATCGCCAAGACCGAGCCTGGCGATGAGAACAACCAGGATATTTCGGCCCTGGTCGGTAAAGTGGATATCCGAAAATTGGAAAACCACGCACAAAACGACCCTGACGCCTACGGTTATTCCGGCGCCCTTTGCCGGGCCAACCAGGGGCTGATGGAGTTTGTTGAAATGTTTAAGGCGCCGATCAAGGTGCTGCACCCGCTGCTGACCGCCACGCAGGAAGGCAACTATAACGGTACCGAAGGCATTTCCGCCCTGCCGTTCAACGGTATTATTCTGGCCCACTCCAACGAATCGGAATGGGTGACGTTCCGCAACAACAAAAACAACGAAGCCTTCCTTGACCGAGTCTATATCGTCAAGGTGCCGTACTGCCTGCGAGTGTCGGAAGAGATAAAAATCTACGACAAACTGCTCGATCACAGTGAACTGACCCACGCGCCGTGCGCGCCCGGCACGCTGGAAACGCTGGCGCGCTTTACCGTGCTGTCGCGGCTGAAAGAGCCGGAAAATTCCAGCCTCTACTCAAAAATGCGCGTTTACGACGGTGAAAGTCTGAAAGATACCGATCCGAAGGCCAAGTCGTATCAGGAATACCGCGACTATGCCGGCGTAGATGAAGGGATGAACGGCCTGTCGACCCGCTTCGCCTTCAAAATTTTGTCACGCGTGTTTAACTTCGATCATACCGAGGTGGCGGCCAACCCGGTGCACCTGTTCTACGTGCTGGAACAGCAGATCGAACGTGAACAATTCCCGCAGGATCTGGCGGAAAAATATCTGGAGCACCTGAAAGGTTATCTGATCCCGAAATACGCCGAGTTTATCGGCAAAGAGATCCAGACCGCCTATCTGGAGTCCTACTCCGAGTACGGTCAGAATATTTTCGACCGCTACGTGACCTATGCGGACTTCTGGATCCAGGATCAGGAGTACCGCGATCCGGATACCGGCCAGCTGTTTGATCGTGAATCGCTCAACGCCGAACTGGAGAAAATTGAAAAACCTGCCGGCATCAGCAACCCGAAAGATTTCCGTAATGAAATCGTCAACTTCGTACTGCGCGCCCGGGCAAACAACAATGGCCGTAATCCTAACTGGACCAGTTATGAGAAGCTGCGCACGGTTATCGAGAAGAAAATGTTCTCGAATACCGAAGAACTGCTGCCGGTCATCTCCTTTAACGCGAAAACCTCCACGGACGAACAGAAGAAACACGACGACTTTGTCGATCGCATGATGGAAAAAGGCTATACCCGCAAGCAGGTGCGTTTACTGTGCGAATGGTATCTGCGGGTCAGAAAATCCTCCTGA
- a CDS encoding MipA/OmpV family protein, which produces MKIFKFKTLAIAGALLCAQGAQAGTWSLGASALLTPDPYRGNNTRLYPVPVINYDSEDFYFHTLTAGYYLWNDEVNKLSVMAYYSPLHFKPGDSDDDRMKRLDKRRGTLMAGLAYSHNAEWGTLRAAFSGDTLDNSNGLVGDLAYLYKFQAGDWSLAPGVGVTWSSKNQNKYYYGVSDNESRRSGLNSYKPSDSWAPYFELTANYQINKSWNAFFMGRYVRLSDEVKDSPMVDKSYDGMLWSGVTYTF; this is translated from the coding sequence GTGAAAATTTTCAAATTCAAAACGTTGGCAATCGCCGGCGCACTGCTGTGCGCGCAGGGCGCTCAGGCGGGAACCTGGTCGCTGGGGGCGTCGGCGCTGCTGACGCCGGATCCTTATCGGGGCAACAACACCCGTCTGTATCCGGTGCCGGTGATCAACTATGACAGTGAGGATTTTTACTTCCATACGCTGACCGCCGGTTATTACCTGTGGAATGATGAGGTCAACAAACTCAGCGTGATGGCGTACTACTCACCGCTGCACTTTAAACCGGGCGACAGCGACGACGATCGCATGAAACGACTGGATAAGCGCCGCGGCACGCTGATGGCCGGGCTGGCCTATTCGCACAATGCCGAGTGGGGCACGCTGCGTGCGGCCTTCAGCGGCGATACGCTGGATAACAGCAACGGGCTGGTCGGCGACCTGGCCTATCTGTACAAGTTCCAGGCGGGCGACTGGAGCCTGGCGCCGGGCGTCGGCGTGACCTGGAGCAGTAAAAACCAGAATAAATACTACTATGGCGTGAGCGACAATGAGTCGCGCCGCAGCGGCCTGAACAGCTACAAACCGAGCGACAGCTGGGCGCCATACTTTGAACTGACGGCGAACTATCAGATCAACAAGAGCTGGAACGCCTTCTTTATGGGACGCTATGTGCGCTTGTCGGATGAAGTCAAGGACAGCCCGATGGTGGACAAATCTTACGACGGCATGCTGTGGAGCGGTGTCACGTACACCTTCTGA